A genome region from Triticum aestivum cultivar Chinese Spring chromosome 2B, IWGSC CS RefSeq v2.1, whole genome shotgun sequence includes the following:
- the LOC123042176 gene encoding BTB/POZ and MATH domain-containing protein 2-like yields MANRWNVVGKSVPEITSSTSTTDSSVTATLSFEVTAEYPDLEAMGIGEYARSGVFTFGGYDWGIEFYPHGWGDGKATAYLCFLSLAGHAHSKYTLSVLGDEGEEPLASFDGVFSPMGSCCPGKELKPLTELVDGGFMLQYVLTIFKNVSPPMELPGDLERMLRKQRGTDITFRVRGREFSAHSFLLAERSPVFEAQLFGPMAEKDMARIEVVDMEPTIFQMLLHYIYTDILPSCNDQGGRTTAGMQQLLVAADRYGLDRLKLMCEEELCGRIEEETIMSTYALANRHHCNRLKHACLLFLMQSPDVLGTVLENSGFNELCMTNYLPSPLKGDHVPGTNKRRSHPEEETDPGKKLKRTRYFFWW; encoded by the coding sequence ATGGCTAACCGCTGGAACGTGGTAGGGAAGAGCGTGCCCGAGATCACATCGTCGACATCAACCACGGACAGCAGCGTCACCGCGACTCTCAGCTTCGAGGTGACAGCTGAGTACCCCGATCTGGAAGCCATGGGCATCGGCGAGTACGCTAGATCGGGCGTCTTCACGTTTGGTGGCTACGATTGGGGCATCGAGTTCTACCCGCACGGATGGGGCGACGGCAAGGCCACGGCCTACCTATGCTTTCTCAGCCTAGCCGGGCATGCGCACAGCAAGTACACGCTGAGCGTGCTAGGGGACGAGGGAGAGGAACCGTTAGCCAGCTTCGACGGAGTCTTCTCTCCGATGGGATCCTGCTGCCCGGGCAAAGAGCTGAAGCCGCTGACGGAGCTCGTGGACGGCGGCTTCATGTTACAGTACgtcctcaccatcttcaagaacgTGTCCCCGCCGATGGAGCTGCCCGGCGACCTCGAGCGCATGCTCAGGAAGCAAAGAGGCACCGACATCACGTTCCGAGTGCGCGGCCGAGAGTTCTCCGCGCACAGCTTTCTCCTGGCCGAGCGGTCACCCGTCTTCGAAGCTCAGCTCTTCGGCCCGATGGCGGAGAAGGACATGGCGCGCATCGAGGTTGTTGACATGGAGCCGACCATCTTCCAGATGCTCCTTCACTACATTTATACGGACATACTGCCGTCATGCAACGACCAAGGCGGCCGCACCACTGCGGGGATGCAACAATTGCTTGTCGCGGCGGACAGGTACGGGCTGGACAGGCTGAAGCTCATGTGCGAGGAAGAGCTGTGCGGGAGGATCGAAGAAGAGACCATCATGTCCACGTACGCGTTGGCAAATCGGCACCACTGTAATCGGCTCAAGCATGCGTGCCTCCTGTTTCTTATGCAGTCGCCGGATGTCCTAGGCACCGTCCTTGAGAATAGCGGGTTCAACGAGCTCTGCATGACAAATTACCTACCATCGCCTCTGAAGGGGGATCATGTACCGGGGACAAATAAGAGGCGTAGCCATCCAGAGGAAGAAACTGATCCAGGCAAGAAATTAAAGAGGACCCGCTATTTCTTTTGGTGGTGA